In Ailuropoda melanoleuca isolate Jingjing chromosome 11, ASM200744v2, whole genome shotgun sequence, a genomic segment contains:
- the TAS1R3 gene encoding taste receptor type 1 member 3 isoform X6, which yields MGQQDAACLCCVAFSLVPRAATKVHVVTPILQAAGDPRTLWQGSPECRSSCPGTGWLQRDVDTGSSGCKGTTCWVGSSPWARQRMRVSATGHSPMPPCAPEPVVAMKPSLMFMAKAGSCDVAAYCNYTQYQPRVLAVIGPHSSELALITGKFFSFFLMPQVSYGASTDRLSNREIFPSFFRTVPSDRVQAMAMVELLQELGWNWVAAVGSDDEYGRQGLSLFSSLANTRGICIAHEGLVPLPRAGSLRLGTVQGLLHQVNQSSVQVVVLFASARAARTLFSYSIHCRLSPKVWVASEAWLTSDLVMTLPGMARVGTVLGFLQQGAPMPEFPSYVQTRLALAADPAFCASLDAEQPGLEEHVVGPRCPQCDHITLENISVRLLYHRTFAAYAAVYGVAQALHNTLLCDASGCPSREPVRPWQLLENMYNTSFRARGLVLRFDASGNVHMDYDLKLWVWQDPTPVLRTVGAFDGRLKLWHSQLSWHTPGNQPPVSQCSRQCREGQVRRVKGFHSCCYDCVDCKAGSYQRSPDDLLCTQCDQDQWSPDRSTRCFPRRPTFLAWQEPAVLVLLILLGLALGLVLAALGLFIWHWDSPLVQASGGPRACFGLACLGLVCLSVLLFPGQPGPASCLAQQPLLHLPLTGCLSTLFLQAAQIFVGSELPPSWAEQLRGCLQGPWAWMVVLLALLAEAALCAWYLVVFPPEVVTDWWVLPTEALVHCRVRSWISFGLVHATNAVLAFLCFLGTFLVQSRPGHYNGARGLTFAMLAYFITWISFVPLFANVHVAYQPTVQMGAILLCALGILATFHLPKCYLLLWRPELNTPEFFLGDDAGGQGSSGTGGKETQGKSK from the exons ATGGGGCAGCAGGATGCTGCCTGTCTGTGTTGTGTAGCCTTTAGCCTGGTGCCCCGAGCCGCCACCAAGGTCCATGTcgtcacccccattttacag GCAGCTGGAGACCCCAGGACCCTCTGGCAGGGAAGTCCTGAGTGTCGCTCCTCCTGTCCAGGAACGGGGTGGCTGCAGAGGGACGTGGACACAGGCAG CTCAGGATGCAAGGGGACTACGTGCTGGGTGGGCTCTTCCCCCTGGGCTCGGCAGAGGATGCGGGTCTCGGCGACAGGACACAGCCCAATGCCACCGTGTGCACCAG AGCCCGTGGTGGCCATGAAGCCCAGCCTCATGTTCATGGCGAAAGCGGGCAGCTGCGACGTTGCCGCCTACTGCAATTACACGCAGTACCAGCCCCGCGTGCTGGCTGTCATCGGACCCCACTCGTCCGAGCTCGCCCTCATCACCGGCAAGTTCTTCAGCTTCTTCCTCATGCCTCAG GTCAGCTATGGTGCCAGCACCGACCGGCTGAGCAACCGGGAGATCTTCCCGTCCTTCTTCCGCACGGTGCCCAGCGACCGCGTGCAGGCCATGGCGATGGTGGAGCTGCTGCAGGAGCTCGGCTGGAACTGGGTGGCCGCGGTGGGCAGTGACGACGAGTACGGCCGGCAGGGCCTGAGCCTCTTCTCCAGCCTGGCCAACACACGGGGCATCTGCATCGCGCACGAGGGCCTGGTGCCGCTGCCACGCGCGGGCAGCCTGCGGCTGGGCACCGTCCAGGGCCTGCTGCACCAGGTGAACCAGAGCAGTGTGCAGGTGGTGGTGCTGTTCGCCTCCGCCCGTGCTGCCCGCACCCTCTTCAGCTACAGCATCCACTGCAGGCTCTCGCCCAAGGTGTGGGTGGCCAGTGAGGCCTGGCTGACCTCGGACCTGGTCATGACGCTGCCCGGCATGGCCAGGGTGGGCACTGTGCTCGGCTTCCTGCAGCAGGGCGCCCCGATGCCCGAGTTCCCGTCCTATGTGCAGACCCGCCTGGCCCTGGCTGCCGACCCCGCCTTCTGTGCCTCACTGGACGCTGAGCAGCCAGGCCTGGAGGAGCACGTGGTGGGCCCACGCTGCCCCCAGTGCGACCACATCACGCTAGAGAACATATCTGTGAGGCTGCTGTACCACCGGACCTTTGCTGCCTACGCGGCCGTGTATGGCGTGGCCCAGGCCCTCCACAACACGCTGCTCTGCGACGCGTCAGGCTGCCCCTCGCGGGAGCCTGTGCGGCCCTGGCAG ctcctggagaaCATGTACAACACAAGCTTCCGTGCCCGCGGCCTGGTGCTGCGGTTCGATGCCAGCGGGAACGTGCACATGGATTATGACCTGAAGCTGTGGGTGTGGCAGGACCCGACGCCCGTGTTGCGCACCGTAGGAGCCTTCGATGGCCGCCTGAAGCTCTGGCACTCCCAGCTGTCCTGGCACACGCCAGGGAACCAG CCGCCCGTGTCCCAGTGCTCCCGGCAGTGCAGGGAGGGCCAGGTACGCCGAGTGAAGGGCTTCCACTCCTGCTGTTACGACTGCGTGGACTGCAAGGCCGGCAGCTATCAGCGCAGCCCAG ATGACCTCCTCTGCACCCAGTGTGACCAGGACCAGTGGTCCCCGGACCGGAGCACACGCTGCTTTCCCCGCAGGCCCACATTCCTGGCATGGCAGGAGCCAGCCGTGCTGGTACTGCTTATACTGCTGGGTCTGGCACTGGGCCTGGTGCTGGCGGCCCTGGGGCTCTTCATCTGGCACTGGGACAGCCCACTGGTGCAGGCCTCAGGTGGGCCACGGGCCTGCTTTGGCCTGGCCTGCCTGGGCCTTGTCTGCCTCAGCGTCCTCCTGTTCCCTGGCCAGCCGGGCCCTGCCAGCTGCCTGGCCCAGCAGCCACTGCTCCACCTTCCACTCACTGGCTGCCTGAGCACGCTTTTCCTGCAAGCAGCCCAGATATTTGTGGGTTCAGAGCTGCCACCAAGCTGGGCAGAGCAGCTGCGTGGCTGCCTGCAGGGGCCCTGGGCCTGGATGGTGGTGCTGCTTGCTCTGCTGGCGGAAGCAGCATTATGTGCCTGGTACCTGGTGGTCTTCCCACCAGAGGTGGTGACGGACTGGTGGGTGCTGCCCACAGAGGCGCTGGTGCACTGCCGCGTGCGCTCCTGGATCAGCTTCGGCCTGGTGCATGCCACCAATGCCGTGCTGGCCTTCCTCTGCTTCCTGGGCACTTTCTTGGTGCAGAGCCGGCCAGGCCACTACAATGGCGCCCGCGGCCTCACTTTTGCCATGCTGGCCTACTTCATCACCTGGATCTCCTTCGTGCCCCTCTTTGCCAATGTGCATGTGGCCTACCAGCCCACGGTGCAGATGGGCGCCATCCTCCTCTGTGCCCTGGGCATCCTGGCCACCTTCCACCTGCCCAAGTGCTACCTGCTGCTGTGGCGGCCGGAGCTCAACACCCCTGAGTTCTTCCTGGGAGATGATGCCGGAGGACAGGGCAGCAGTGGTACTGGGGGGAAGGAGACTCAGGGCAAAAGCAAGTGA
- the TAS1R3 gene encoding taste receptor type 1 member 3 isoform X7, which yields MSSPPFYRMQGDYVLGGLFPLGSAEDAGLGDRTQPNATVCTRFSALGLLWALAVKMAVEEINNGSALLPGLHLGYDLFDTCSEPVVAMKPSLMFMAKAGSCDVAAYCNYTQYQPRVLAVIGPHSSELALITGKFFSFFLMPQVSYGASTDRLSNREIFPSFFRTVPSDRVQAMAMVELLQELGWNWVAAVGSDDEYGRQGLSLFSSLANTRGICIAHEGLVPLPRAGSLRLGTVQGLLHQVNQSSVQVVVLFASARAARTLFSYSIHCRLSPKVWVASEAWLTSDLVMTLPGMARVGTVLGFLQQGAPMPEFPSYVQTRLALAADPAFCASLDAEQPGLEEHVVGPRCPQCDHITLENISVRLLYHRTFAAYAAVYGVAQALHNTLLCDASGCPSREPVRPWQLLENMYNTSFRARGLVLRFDASGNVHMDYDLKLWVWQDPTPVLRTVGAFDGRLKLWHSQLSWHTPGNQPPVSQCSRQCREGQVRRVKGFHSCCYDCVDCKAGSYQRSPDDLLCTQCDQDQWSPDRSTRCFPRRPTFLAWQEPAVLVLLILLGLALGLVLAALGLFIWHWDSPLVQASGGPRACFGLACLGLVCLSVLLFPGQPGPASCLAQQPLLHLPLTGCLSTLFLQAAQIFVGSELPPSWAEQLRGCLQGPWAWMVVLLALLAEAALCAWYLVVFPPEVVTDWWVLPTEALVHCRVRSWISFGLVHATNAVLAFLCFLGTFLVQSRPGHYNGARGLTFAMLAYFITWISFVPLFANVHVAYQPTVQMGAILLCALGILATFHLPKCYLLLWRPELNTPEFFLGDDAGGQGSSGTGGKETQGKSK from the exons ATGTcgtcacccccattttacag GATGCAAGGGGACTACGTGCTGGGTGGGCTCTTCCCCCTGGGCTCGGCAGAGGATGCGGGTCTCGGCGACAGGACACAGCCCAATGCCACCGTGTGCACCAG GTTCTCGGCCCTTGGCCTGCTCTGGGCGCTGGCCGTGAAGATGGCTGTGGAGGAGATCAACAATGGGTCTGCCCTGCTGCCGGGGCTGCACCTGGGCTACGACCTCTTTGACACGTGTTCAGAGCCCGTGGTGGCCATGAAGCCCAGCCTCATGTTCATGGCGAAAGCGGGCAGCTGCGACGTTGCCGCCTACTGCAATTACACGCAGTACCAGCCCCGCGTGCTGGCTGTCATCGGACCCCACTCGTCCGAGCTCGCCCTCATCACCGGCAAGTTCTTCAGCTTCTTCCTCATGCCTCAG GTCAGCTATGGTGCCAGCACCGACCGGCTGAGCAACCGGGAGATCTTCCCGTCCTTCTTCCGCACGGTGCCCAGCGACCGCGTGCAGGCCATGGCGATGGTGGAGCTGCTGCAGGAGCTCGGCTGGAACTGGGTGGCCGCGGTGGGCAGTGACGACGAGTACGGCCGGCAGGGCCTGAGCCTCTTCTCCAGCCTGGCCAACACACGGGGCATCTGCATCGCGCACGAGGGCCTGGTGCCGCTGCCACGCGCGGGCAGCCTGCGGCTGGGCACCGTCCAGGGCCTGCTGCACCAGGTGAACCAGAGCAGTGTGCAGGTGGTGGTGCTGTTCGCCTCCGCCCGTGCTGCCCGCACCCTCTTCAGCTACAGCATCCACTGCAGGCTCTCGCCCAAGGTGTGGGTGGCCAGTGAGGCCTGGCTGACCTCGGACCTGGTCATGACGCTGCCCGGCATGGCCAGGGTGGGCACTGTGCTCGGCTTCCTGCAGCAGGGCGCCCCGATGCCCGAGTTCCCGTCCTATGTGCAGACCCGCCTGGCCCTGGCTGCCGACCCCGCCTTCTGTGCCTCACTGGACGCTGAGCAGCCAGGCCTGGAGGAGCACGTGGTGGGCCCACGCTGCCCCCAGTGCGACCACATCACGCTAGAGAACATATCTGTGAGGCTGCTGTACCACCGGACCTTTGCTGCCTACGCGGCCGTGTATGGCGTGGCCCAGGCCCTCCACAACACGCTGCTCTGCGACGCGTCAGGCTGCCCCTCGCGGGAGCCTGTGCGGCCCTGGCAG ctcctggagaaCATGTACAACACAAGCTTCCGTGCCCGCGGCCTGGTGCTGCGGTTCGATGCCAGCGGGAACGTGCACATGGATTATGACCTGAAGCTGTGGGTGTGGCAGGACCCGACGCCCGTGTTGCGCACCGTAGGAGCCTTCGATGGCCGCCTGAAGCTCTGGCACTCCCAGCTGTCCTGGCACACGCCAGGGAACCAG CCGCCCGTGTCCCAGTGCTCCCGGCAGTGCAGGGAGGGCCAGGTACGCCGAGTGAAGGGCTTCCACTCCTGCTGTTACGACTGCGTGGACTGCAAGGCCGGCAGCTATCAGCGCAGCCCAG ATGACCTCCTCTGCACCCAGTGTGACCAGGACCAGTGGTCCCCGGACCGGAGCACACGCTGCTTTCCCCGCAGGCCCACATTCCTGGCATGGCAGGAGCCAGCCGTGCTGGTACTGCTTATACTGCTGGGTCTGGCACTGGGCCTGGTGCTGGCGGCCCTGGGGCTCTTCATCTGGCACTGGGACAGCCCACTGGTGCAGGCCTCAGGTGGGCCACGGGCCTGCTTTGGCCTGGCCTGCCTGGGCCTTGTCTGCCTCAGCGTCCTCCTGTTCCCTGGCCAGCCGGGCCCTGCCAGCTGCCTGGCCCAGCAGCCACTGCTCCACCTTCCACTCACTGGCTGCCTGAGCACGCTTTTCCTGCAAGCAGCCCAGATATTTGTGGGTTCAGAGCTGCCACCAAGCTGGGCAGAGCAGCTGCGTGGCTGCCTGCAGGGGCCCTGGGCCTGGATGGTGGTGCTGCTTGCTCTGCTGGCGGAAGCAGCATTATGTGCCTGGTACCTGGTGGTCTTCCCACCAGAGGTGGTGACGGACTGGTGGGTGCTGCCCACAGAGGCGCTGGTGCACTGCCGCGTGCGCTCCTGGATCAGCTTCGGCCTGGTGCATGCCACCAATGCCGTGCTGGCCTTCCTCTGCTTCCTGGGCACTTTCTTGGTGCAGAGCCGGCCAGGCCACTACAATGGCGCCCGCGGCCTCACTTTTGCCATGCTGGCCTACTTCATCACCTGGATCTCCTTCGTGCCCCTCTTTGCCAATGTGCATGTGGCCTACCAGCCCACGGTGCAGATGGGCGCCATCCTCCTCTGTGCCCTGGGCATCCTGGCCACCTTCCACCTGCCCAAGTGCTACCTGCTGCTGTGGCGGCCGGAGCTCAACACCCCTGAGTTCTTCCTGGGAGATGATGCCGGAGGACAGGGCAGCAGTGGTACTGGGGGGAAGGAGACTCAGGGCAAAAGCAAGTGA
- the TAS1R3 gene encoding taste receptor type 1 member 3 isoform X2, producing MGQQDAACLCCVAFSLVPRAATKVHVVTPILQAAGDPRTLWQGSPECRSSCPGTGWLQRDVDTGRMQGDYVLGGLFPLGSAEDAGLGDRTQPNATVCTRFSALGLLWALAVKMAVEEINNGSALLPGLHLGYDLFDTCSEPVVAMKPSLMFMAKAGSCDVAAYCNYTQYQPRVLAVIGPHSSELALITGKFFSFFLMPQVSYGASTDRLSNREIFPSFFRTVPSDRVQAMAMVELLQELGWNWVAAVGSDDEYGRQGLSLFSSLANTRGICIAHEGLVPLPRAGSLRLGTVQGLLHQVNQSSVQVVVLFASARAARTLFSYSIHCRLSPKVWVASEAWLTSDLVMTLPGMARVGTVLGFLQQGAPMPEFPSYVQTRLALAADPAFCASLDAEQPGLEEHVVGPRCPQCDHITLENISVRLLYHRTFAAYAAVYGVAQALHNTLLCDASGCPSREPVRPWQLLENMYNTSFRARGLVLRFDASGNVHMDYDLKLWVWQDPTPVLRTVGAFDGRLKLWHSQLSWHTPGNQPPVSQCSRQCREGQVRRVKGFHSCCYDCVDCKAGSYQRSPDDLLCTQCDQDQWSPDRSTRCFPRRPTFLAWQEPAVLVLLILLGLALGLVLAALGLFIWHWDSPLVQASGGPRACFGLACLGLVCLSVLLFPGQPGPASCLAQQPLLHLPLTGCLSTLFLQAAQIFVGSELPPSWAEQLRGCLQGPWAWMVVLLALLAEAALCAWYLVVFPPEVVTDWWVLPTEALVHCRVRSWISFGLVHATNAVLAFLCFLGTFLVQSRPGHYNGARGLTFAMLAYFITWISFVPLFANVHVAYQPTVQMGAILLCALGILATFHLPKCYLLLWRPELNTPEFFLGDDAGGQGSSGTGGKETQGKSK from the exons ATGGGGCAGCAGGATGCTGCCTGTCTGTGTTGTGTAGCCTTTAGCCTGGTGCCCCGAGCCGCCACCAAGGTCCATGTcgtcacccccattttacag GCAGCTGGAGACCCCAGGACCCTCTGGCAGGGAAGTCCTGAGTGTCGCTCCTCCTGTCCAGGAACGGGGTGGCTGCAGAGGGACGTGGACACAGGCAG GATGCAAGGGGACTACGTGCTGGGTGGGCTCTTCCCCCTGGGCTCGGCAGAGGATGCGGGTCTCGGCGACAGGACACAGCCCAATGCCACCGTGTGCACCAG GTTCTCGGCCCTTGGCCTGCTCTGGGCGCTGGCCGTGAAGATGGCTGTGGAGGAGATCAACAATGGGTCTGCCCTGCTGCCGGGGCTGCACCTGGGCTACGACCTCTTTGACACGTGTTCAGAGCCCGTGGTGGCCATGAAGCCCAGCCTCATGTTCATGGCGAAAGCGGGCAGCTGCGACGTTGCCGCCTACTGCAATTACACGCAGTACCAGCCCCGCGTGCTGGCTGTCATCGGACCCCACTCGTCCGAGCTCGCCCTCATCACCGGCAAGTTCTTCAGCTTCTTCCTCATGCCTCAG GTCAGCTATGGTGCCAGCACCGACCGGCTGAGCAACCGGGAGATCTTCCCGTCCTTCTTCCGCACGGTGCCCAGCGACCGCGTGCAGGCCATGGCGATGGTGGAGCTGCTGCAGGAGCTCGGCTGGAACTGGGTGGCCGCGGTGGGCAGTGACGACGAGTACGGCCGGCAGGGCCTGAGCCTCTTCTCCAGCCTGGCCAACACACGGGGCATCTGCATCGCGCACGAGGGCCTGGTGCCGCTGCCACGCGCGGGCAGCCTGCGGCTGGGCACCGTCCAGGGCCTGCTGCACCAGGTGAACCAGAGCAGTGTGCAGGTGGTGGTGCTGTTCGCCTCCGCCCGTGCTGCCCGCACCCTCTTCAGCTACAGCATCCACTGCAGGCTCTCGCCCAAGGTGTGGGTGGCCAGTGAGGCCTGGCTGACCTCGGACCTGGTCATGACGCTGCCCGGCATGGCCAGGGTGGGCACTGTGCTCGGCTTCCTGCAGCAGGGCGCCCCGATGCCCGAGTTCCCGTCCTATGTGCAGACCCGCCTGGCCCTGGCTGCCGACCCCGCCTTCTGTGCCTCACTGGACGCTGAGCAGCCAGGCCTGGAGGAGCACGTGGTGGGCCCACGCTGCCCCCAGTGCGACCACATCACGCTAGAGAACATATCTGTGAGGCTGCTGTACCACCGGACCTTTGCTGCCTACGCGGCCGTGTATGGCGTGGCCCAGGCCCTCCACAACACGCTGCTCTGCGACGCGTCAGGCTGCCCCTCGCGGGAGCCTGTGCGGCCCTGGCAG ctcctggagaaCATGTACAACACAAGCTTCCGTGCCCGCGGCCTGGTGCTGCGGTTCGATGCCAGCGGGAACGTGCACATGGATTATGACCTGAAGCTGTGGGTGTGGCAGGACCCGACGCCCGTGTTGCGCACCGTAGGAGCCTTCGATGGCCGCCTGAAGCTCTGGCACTCCCAGCTGTCCTGGCACACGCCAGGGAACCAG CCGCCCGTGTCCCAGTGCTCCCGGCAGTGCAGGGAGGGCCAGGTACGCCGAGTGAAGGGCTTCCACTCCTGCTGTTACGACTGCGTGGACTGCAAGGCCGGCAGCTATCAGCGCAGCCCAG ATGACCTCCTCTGCACCCAGTGTGACCAGGACCAGTGGTCCCCGGACCGGAGCACACGCTGCTTTCCCCGCAGGCCCACATTCCTGGCATGGCAGGAGCCAGCCGTGCTGGTACTGCTTATACTGCTGGGTCTGGCACTGGGCCTGGTGCTGGCGGCCCTGGGGCTCTTCATCTGGCACTGGGACAGCCCACTGGTGCAGGCCTCAGGTGGGCCACGGGCCTGCTTTGGCCTGGCCTGCCTGGGCCTTGTCTGCCTCAGCGTCCTCCTGTTCCCTGGCCAGCCGGGCCCTGCCAGCTGCCTGGCCCAGCAGCCACTGCTCCACCTTCCACTCACTGGCTGCCTGAGCACGCTTTTCCTGCAAGCAGCCCAGATATTTGTGGGTTCAGAGCTGCCACCAAGCTGGGCAGAGCAGCTGCGTGGCTGCCTGCAGGGGCCCTGGGCCTGGATGGTGGTGCTGCTTGCTCTGCTGGCGGAAGCAGCATTATGTGCCTGGTACCTGGTGGTCTTCCCACCAGAGGTGGTGACGGACTGGTGGGTGCTGCCCACAGAGGCGCTGGTGCACTGCCGCGTGCGCTCCTGGATCAGCTTCGGCCTGGTGCATGCCACCAATGCCGTGCTGGCCTTCCTCTGCTTCCTGGGCACTTTCTTGGTGCAGAGCCGGCCAGGCCACTACAATGGCGCCCGCGGCCTCACTTTTGCCATGCTGGCCTACTTCATCACCTGGATCTCCTTCGTGCCCCTCTTTGCCAATGTGCATGTGGCCTACCAGCCCACGGTGCAGATGGGCGCCATCCTCCTCTGTGCCCTGGGCATCCTGGCCACCTTCCACCTGCCCAAGTGCTACCTGCTGCTGTGGCGGCCGGAGCTCAACACCCCTGAGTTCTTCCTGGGAGATGATGCCGGAGGACAGGGCAGCAGTGGTACTGGGGGGAAGGAGACTCAGGGCAAAAGCAAGTGA
- the TAS1R3 gene encoding taste receptor type 1 member 3 isoform X4, with translation MGQQDAACLCCVAFSLVPRAATKVHVVTPILQLRMQGDYVLGGLFPLGSAEDAGLGDRTQPNATVCTRFSALGLLWALAVKMAVEEINNGSALLPGLHLGYDLFDTCSEPVVAMKPSLMFMAKAGSCDVAAYCNYTQYQPRVLAVIGPHSSELALITGKFFSFFLMPQVSYGASTDRLSNREIFPSFFRTVPSDRVQAMAMVELLQELGWNWVAAVGSDDEYGRQGLSLFSSLANTRGICIAHEGLVPLPRAGSLRLGTVQGLLHQVNQSSVQVVVLFASARAARTLFSYSIHCRLSPKVWVASEAWLTSDLVMTLPGMARVGTVLGFLQQGAPMPEFPSYVQTRLALAADPAFCASLDAEQPGLEEHVVGPRCPQCDHITLENISVRLLYHRTFAAYAAVYGVAQALHNTLLCDASGCPSREPVRPWQLLENMYNTSFRARGLVLRFDASGNVHMDYDLKLWVWQDPTPVLRTVGAFDGRLKLWHSQLSWHTPGNQPPVSQCSRQCREGQVRRVKGFHSCCYDCVDCKAGSYQRSPDDLLCTQCDQDQWSPDRSTRCFPRRPTFLAWQEPAVLVLLILLGLALGLVLAALGLFIWHWDSPLVQASGGPRACFGLACLGLVCLSVLLFPGQPGPASCLAQQPLLHLPLTGCLSTLFLQAAQIFVGSELPPSWAEQLRGCLQGPWAWMVVLLALLAEAALCAWYLVVFPPEVVTDWWVLPTEALVHCRVRSWISFGLVHATNAVLAFLCFLGTFLVQSRPGHYNGARGLTFAMLAYFITWISFVPLFANVHVAYQPTVQMGAILLCALGILATFHLPKCYLLLWRPELNTPEFFLGDDAGGQGSSGTGGKETQGKSK, from the exons ATGGGGCAGCAGGATGCTGCCTGTCTGTGTTGTGTAGCCTTTAGCCTGGTGCCCCGAGCCGCCACCAAGGTCCATGTcgtcacccccattttacag CTCAGGATGCAAGGGGACTACGTGCTGGGTGGGCTCTTCCCCCTGGGCTCGGCAGAGGATGCGGGTCTCGGCGACAGGACACAGCCCAATGCCACCGTGTGCACCAG GTTCTCGGCCCTTGGCCTGCTCTGGGCGCTGGCCGTGAAGATGGCTGTGGAGGAGATCAACAATGGGTCTGCCCTGCTGCCGGGGCTGCACCTGGGCTACGACCTCTTTGACACGTGTTCAGAGCCCGTGGTGGCCATGAAGCCCAGCCTCATGTTCATGGCGAAAGCGGGCAGCTGCGACGTTGCCGCCTACTGCAATTACACGCAGTACCAGCCCCGCGTGCTGGCTGTCATCGGACCCCACTCGTCCGAGCTCGCCCTCATCACCGGCAAGTTCTTCAGCTTCTTCCTCATGCCTCAG GTCAGCTATGGTGCCAGCACCGACCGGCTGAGCAACCGGGAGATCTTCCCGTCCTTCTTCCGCACGGTGCCCAGCGACCGCGTGCAGGCCATGGCGATGGTGGAGCTGCTGCAGGAGCTCGGCTGGAACTGGGTGGCCGCGGTGGGCAGTGACGACGAGTACGGCCGGCAGGGCCTGAGCCTCTTCTCCAGCCTGGCCAACACACGGGGCATCTGCATCGCGCACGAGGGCCTGGTGCCGCTGCCACGCGCGGGCAGCCTGCGGCTGGGCACCGTCCAGGGCCTGCTGCACCAGGTGAACCAGAGCAGTGTGCAGGTGGTGGTGCTGTTCGCCTCCGCCCGTGCTGCCCGCACCCTCTTCAGCTACAGCATCCACTGCAGGCTCTCGCCCAAGGTGTGGGTGGCCAGTGAGGCCTGGCTGACCTCGGACCTGGTCATGACGCTGCCCGGCATGGCCAGGGTGGGCACTGTGCTCGGCTTCCTGCAGCAGGGCGCCCCGATGCCCGAGTTCCCGTCCTATGTGCAGACCCGCCTGGCCCTGGCTGCCGACCCCGCCTTCTGTGCCTCACTGGACGCTGAGCAGCCAGGCCTGGAGGAGCACGTGGTGGGCCCACGCTGCCCCCAGTGCGACCACATCACGCTAGAGAACATATCTGTGAGGCTGCTGTACCACCGGACCTTTGCTGCCTACGCGGCCGTGTATGGCGTGGCCCAGGCCCTCCACAACACGCTGCTCTGCGACGCGTCAGGCTGCCCCTCGCGGGAGCCTGTGCGGCCCTGGCAG ctcctggagaaCATGTACAACACAAGCTTCCGTGCCCGCGGCCTGGTGCTGCGGTTCGATGCCAGCGGGAACGTGCACATGGATTATGACCTGAAGCTGTGGGTGTGGCAGGACCCGACGCCCGTGTTGCGCACCGTAGGAGCCTTCGATGGCCGCCTGAAGCTCTGGCACTCCCAGCTGTCCTGGCACACGCCAGGGAACCAG CCGCCCGTGTCCCAGTGCTCCCGGCAGTGCAGGGAGGGCCAGGTACGCCGAGTGAAGGGCTTCCACTCCTGCTGTTACGACTGCGTGGACTGCAAGGCCGGCAGCTATCAGCGCAGCCCAG ATGACCTCCTCTGCACCCAGTGTGACCAGGACCAGTGGTCCCCGGACCGGAGCACACGCTGCTTTCCCCGCAGGCCCACATTCCTGGCATGGCAGGAGCCAGCCGTGCTGGTACTGCTTATACTGCTGGGTCTGGCACTGGGCCTGGTGCTGGCGGCCCTGGGGCTCTTCATCTGGCACTGGGACAGCCCACTGGTGCAGGCCTCAGGTGGGCCACGGGCCTGCTTTGGCCTGGCCTGCCTGGGCCTTGTCTGCCTCAGCGTCCTCCTGTTCCCTGGCCAGCCGGGCCCTGCCAGCTGCCTGGCCCAGCAGCCACTGCTCCACCTTCCACTCACTGGCTGCCTGAGCACGCTTTTCCTGCAAGCAGCCCAGATATTTGTGGGTTCAGAGCTGCCACCAAGCTGGGCAGAGCAGCTGCGTGGCTGCCTGCAGGGGCCCTGGGCCTGGATGGTGGTGCTGCTTGCTCTGCTGGCGGAAGCAGCATTATGTGCCTGGTACCTGGTGGTCTTCCCACCAGAGGTGGTGACGGACTGGTGGGTGCTGCCCACAGAGGCGCTGGTGCACTGCCGCGTGCGCTCCTGGATCAGCTTCGGCCTGGTGCATGCCACCAATGCCGTGCTGGCCTTCCTCTGCTTCCTGGGCACTTTCTTGGTGCAGAGCCGGCCAGGCCACTACAATGGCGCCCGCGGCCTCACTTTTGCCATGCTGGCCTACTTCATCACCTGGATCTCCTTCGTGCCCCTCTTTGCCAATGTGCATGTGGCCTACCAGCCCACGGTGCAGATGGGCGCCATCCTCCTCTGTGCCCTGGGCATCCTGGCCACCTTCCACCTGCCCAAGTGCTACCTGCTGCTGTGGCGGCCGGAGCTCAACACCCCTGAGTTCTTCCTGGGAGATGATGCCGGAGGACAGGGCAGCAGTGGTACTGGGGGGAAGGAGACTCAGGGCAAAAGCAAGTGA